The Thermoanaerobacterales bacterium genome includes the window CTTAGTTATGAACTGGTACCGACCTTAGAGGCTTGTGCCGTTAGTTTACGGAGTAGTGACGATAATGACTACAACAGTCCCGACAATTGAGGTTCTTTCTGCCAAGAACGGACAAGTGACCGCCCGTGCACATATTAAAGACGTACGTACGATATGGTTGCATAGTGCCTACGATCCCGGCCGGGAGGCTGTCTCACTTGTCAGTAAGCATTCTCTGATTCGTGCCGGAGTAATCATTGTACTCGGCCTCGGCCTTGGCCATCATGTAGTTGAAGTTCTCCGGCGGATCGGGGAAAGGACACCTGTGCTGGTGGTCGAACGCAACAATGAGATGAAGCAACTTGCTCAGAGGCACAATCGTTCTTTAGTTTGGGAACGATTTACCGTAGCCAGCAATGAACAGGAAATCAAGGCCTTCTTATACCGCCATAAGGACTGCCTTAAGGGTCAAGAGCTAGTGGTCATTGAACATACGGCATCCCTCCAGTTGGACTTACACTATTACGGAGAAATGCGAAAGCGGATCCGTGATTATGTATCCACTTTGGTCGTTGAATTAGCCACAGGGAAGAATTTAAACCGTTTCATTCATGAGAACGTATTTGCTAACCTACCAGGGATAATCCATGACCCCGGGATTACCGCAATTACTGATATTTTCAAGGGGAAGCCCGCAGTTATTGTTGCGGCCGGGCCTTCACTAAATAAAAATATTTGCTTATTAGCTGAAGCCAAAAACAAAAGCGCTGTTATTTGTGTAGGAACGGCTCTTAGGGCGATGTTAGCGGAAGGGTTGCATCCGGACTTCGTAGTCACACTTGATCCAATGGAGGCGAACTACCGACTCTTTACCGGTCTAGACCCTACGGAAGCTTTCCTATGCTATGAACCCCAAACCCATCCGAGAATCCCCCCCTTGTTCGCCAAACGACGGTTTGTATTTAATTCTTTTGGTAATCCTTTACAACTCTGGCTCAGTAGCCTTTATGGCAGCAAGGGTTATGTCGAGCCTGGAGGGTCAGTTGCTATTGCCGCTTTCGGTATTGGCCTCATCCTGGGATGCAACCCCATCGTTTTTGTAGGCCAAGACCTGGCTTACACCGGTGGGTTCAGTCATGCCGCAGGTACAGTCTACGAAGGCCGGCGGGTACAAGCACTTGAAGGACGGCTAGATCACCTTGAGGTTCCGGCTATTAACGGGGGAAAAGTCTGGACATCCCGTGCCATGCATGGCTTTTTAGTTCGTTTTGAGGAGCTTTTCGCCCTACATAACGATAGGTTGATTATTGACGCAACGGAAGGAGGAGCATTGAAGCGCGGCACAAAAGTGATGACCTTCCGGGAGGCGCTGGACACCTACTTCACCGAGGAGGTGCCGGCTCTGGAGATCATCGCCGCGAAGCACCGCGAGGCCTCGCAGCCGCGGCCGGAGGTCTCGGCGCGGGTACGCGAGGAACTGGAGACGACTCTCGAAGAATACCGCGCCTGGCTGCCTCTCCTGGAAGAGGTGGTGTCCACGGCGCAGGGCATCGTAGACCTCGCGCGGGTCCTGCACGTCACGCCGGAGGATGCGTCCGGCGACCGTTTCGCAGCCGGCTCTGCGCGTCATCTCCAGGAGGAGGCCGCACGGCTGAACGCCCTTTTGAAACAGGCGAATGCCGGGGCAAAGTTGATTGACCTCCTCAGCCTGCTGACCTTTGACGTCCACCTGGCGAAGGGGCCGGGAGACGAGGCTCGGCTGCTGGAACAGGTGCAGCACATCCTCAAGCTATATGGCAGCTACCAGAGCGCCACAAAGACGATGATCGGCCAGTTGCAGAAGACTCTGGCCACCCTCGAAATGCCAGAAGCGAATCCGGTCTTGGAAGGAGCGGTGAACCAATGAGCGCGGCGATTGGAGAGGTGCGCCGTATCGAAGCTGCCCGGACCGTTGAGACACTTCCCCATCCCCCGGAGGGCCGCAGTCCGGGTCAACGTCCGGTTGGCGGGAATAATCAGCAACTCCCCGGGCACCCCGGCAGCGCTTCCGCTAATGAAGAGCTTTCCCCCGCCCTGGAGAAGCTGGCCAAAACCGCCCCTGTCTTTGACTGCCGCTTCCACTTCCGCATTCACGAGGCCACGAAGCGGGTAATGGTTCAGGTAATCGACCAGGAGACCGGCGAGGTCTTAAACGAGATCCCGCCGGAGAAGATCCTGGACCTGGTGGCACAGATCCAAGAGCTGGTGGGGCTCCTGGTAGATAAGAAGGTTTAAAGGAGGGGTCAGCGGTGACCACTTATTTCAGCCCCGTGAACCGTATGACCGGCCTGGCCTCGGGCCTCGATATCGACCAAATCGTGCAGGACCTGATGCGCGCGGAGCGGGCACCCCTTGACCGCCTGCTCCAGCAGAAGCAGATCATGGAATGGCAGCGGGCCGATTACCGGAGCATTAACCAGGTGCTGTACGACTTCCGGACGAACCACGCCTTCAACCTGTCGCTGACCAAGACCTTCCAGGCCTATAAGGCCACGTCCAGCAATGAGGCTGTGGTTACGGCCACGCCGGGAAGCGGCGCTCAAACAGGTACTTATAATATCACCGTGCACCGCCTGGCCCAGGTCGCATCCGACATTAGTAGCGATACCCTTTCCGCCGACCCCGTTAACAACAAAATCGATCCCACGCAGACCCTCGACAGCCAGGCGGCAAAGTTTCGCGTCGCGATGAGCGGTACGAGTCACCAGTTTTCCATCACCACCTATAAGCCTGACGGGACCCCCATCACCGAAAGCTTTACCGTCGATAGTACGACGGACAGCCTGAATGACGTCCTCGCCCGCATCAACGCCAAGTCTTCTATTCTGGGCGTGACCGCCTTCTACGAGTCCAGCACCGACAAGGTCGTGATCTCCACCACCCGGACCGGCGACTATGCCACAAACGAAATCGAAATCTCCGATGTTACGGGCAACTTCGCCCTGGGTACCCTGCAACTGGCGGCCACGGCGCAGGGCACCGACGCCCTTGTAGATATCAACGGGCTGACCGGTATCAAGCAACATGAAAACACCTTCACCCTAAACAATGTGACCTTCAACCTGGAAGGCACCTCTACCGACGCCGTCCTCGTCACGGTTGCACGAGATAACGAAGCAATCTTTAACACTATCAAGATATTCGTCGAGCAGTACAACGCCACCCTGGACAAGCTCTACGCCGAGCTGAAGGAGGAACGCTACCCGGACTATCTCCCGCTCACGGACGACCAGAAGAAGGAGATGTCCGACCGGGAGATCGAGCAGTGGGAGGAGAAAGCAAAGAGCGGCCTTTTGAAGGGCGACGCGCTGTTGAATGACATAACCTACAAGCTCCGCAACGCCCTGAGCACGCCGGTAGCCGGGGCCGACCCGACGCTGGACCGCCTCTTTGACCTGGGTATTACCACCGGCGGGTACTGGGAGGGCGGCAAGCTGTATATCGACGAGACCAAGCTGCGCGAAAAGATTGCGGCCGACCCCGACGCGGTGGCGAACCTGTTCACCAAGAGCAGCGATGTCTATGAGGAACAGGGCCTGGGAGTGCGCCTTGCGTACGAACTGCAGAACGCCATCGACCGCTTGAGCGATAAGGCCGGCAGTGTTTACACTTCGACTCTTTATGACCAGAGCTACCTCTCCCGCTCGATCCGCGAGCTGAACGACCGAATCGCGGCCACCGAGGACCGGCTGGCCCAGATTGAGGACCGTTACTGGCGGCAGTTCACGGCCATGGAGCAGTACATCGCGCAGATGAACGCCCAGGCGAGCTGGCTGACTCAGCAGTTCAGCATGTACGGAGGTTAAGCCGTGATGAATATGCCAAACCCCTACCAGCAGTACCGCGCGAACAACATCCTGACCGCCGATCCGGGCCGCCTGGCACTGATGGTCTTCACCGAGGCGGCGAAGGTCACCCGCCAGGCGGCCGAGGCCCTCGGGCGCGCCGATACGGTGACCGCCCACCGAGGGCTATTACGGGCGCAGGAGCTGGTCTCCTACCTGGTGGAGACGGTGGATACATCCCTGGAAGTCGGGCAGGGCCTGGCGGCGCTGTACGACTACTTCCATCGCCGGCTGGTCGAAGCCAATGTCAACAAGGAGCCGGCGATCGCCGAAGAGGTCGCCGAAATGTTGAATGAGTTGCGTGACACCTGGGAGCAGGCCCTCAAAACCACGGGAGAAACAAGCGAAGTTACTTCCCAGCCACAGGAGGAGCAGGTTTGATGCCGCAGGAGTCGGTGTGCGATCTGCTGAACGAAATCCGGGCAGTGACCAAGAAAATGGTTGACGCGACGGAGGCCGGGGATGATGGTTTGGACACCCTGGCTTCTTTGTTGGAGCGAAGACAGGAACTGATGAACCGTGTGGATAACCTGCACCGTG containing:
- a CDS encoding DUF115 domain-containing protein; this encodes MTTTVPTIEVLSAKNGQVTARAHIKDVRTIWLHSAYDPGREAVSLVSKHSLIRAGVIIVLGLGLGHHVVEVLRRIGERTPVLVVERNNEMKQLAQRHNRSLVWERFTVASNEQEIKAFLYRHKDCLKGQELVVIEHTASLQLDLHYYGEMRKRIRDYVSTLVVELATGKNLNRFIHENVFANLPGIIHDPGITAITDIFKGKPAVIVAAGPSLNKNICLLAEAKNKSAVICVGTALRAMLAEGLHPDFVVTLDPMEANYRLFTGLDPTEAFLCYEPQTHPRIPPLFAKRRFVFNSFGNPLQLWLSSLYGSKGYVEPGGSVAIAAFGIGLILGCNPIVFVGQDLAYTGGFSHAAGTVYEGRRVQALEGRLDHLEVPAINGGKVWTSRAMHGFLVRFEELFALHNDRLIIDATEGGALKRGTKVMTFREALDTYFTEEVPALEIIAAKHREASQPRPEVSARVREELETTLEEYRAWLPLLEEVVSTAQGIVDLARVLHVTPEDASGDRFAAGSARHLQEEAARLNALLKQANAGAKLIDLLSLLTFDVHLAKGPGDEARLLEQVQHILKLYGSYQSATKTMIGQLQKTLATLEMPEANPVLEGAVNQ
- a CDS encoding flagellar protein FlaG; the encoded protein is MSAAIGEVRRIEAARTVETLPHPPEGRSPGQRPVGGNNQQLPGHPGSASANEELSPALEKLAKTAPVFDCRFHFRIHEATKRVMVQVIDQETGEVLNEIPPEKILDLVAQIQELVGLLVDKKV
- a CDS encoding flagellar hook-associated protein 2 — protein: MTTYFSPVNRMTGLASGLDIDQIVQDLMRAERAPLDRLLQQKQIMEWQRADYRSINQVLYDFRTNHAFNLSLTKTFQAYKATSSNEAVVTATPGSGAQTGTYNITVHRLAQVASDISSDTLSADPVNNKIDPTQTLDSQAAKFRVAMSGTSHQFSITTYKPDGTPITESFTVDSTTDSLNDVLARINAKSSILGVTAFYESSTDKVVISTTRTGDYATNEIEISDVTGNFALGTLQLAATAQGTDALVDINGLTGIKQHENTFTLNNVTFNLEGTSTDAVLVTVARDNEAIFNTIKIFVEQYNATLDKLYAELKEERYPDYLPLTDDQKKEMSDREIEQWEEKAKSGLLKGDALLNDITYKLRNALSTPVAGADPTLDRLFDLGITTGGYWEGGKLYIDETKLREKIAADPDAVANLFTKSSDVYEEQGLGVRLAYELQNAIDRLSDKAGSVYTSTLYDQSYLSRSIRELNDRIAATEDRLAQIEDRYWRQFTAMEQYIAQMNAQASWLTQQFSMYGG
- the fliS gene encoding flagellar export chaperone FliS — its product is MNMPNPYQQYRANNILTADPGRLALMVFTEAAKVTRQAAEALGRADTVTAHRGLLRAQELVSYLVETVDTSLEVGQGLAALYDYFHRRLVEANVNKEPAIAEEVAEMLNELRDTWEQALKTTGETSEVTSQPQEEQV